Proteins found in one Oncorhynchus masou masou isolate Uvic2021 unplaced genomic scaffold, UVic_Omas_1.1 unplaced_scaffold_2189, whole genome shotgun sequence genomic segment:
- the LOC135533064 gene encoding immunoglobulin lambda-1 light chain-like isoform X1, whose translation MLGTLCTLFTALTYVSCQKAVTQTPSVLTVSTKGTATFHCDITKNQGNYVNWYKQVPGGAPQYVLRYHYTSDSPDEYGSGFSSDRFTSKATSDKDYQFIISNVEETDSAVYYCHIWDSSVTVHVFGQGTKLIVTDSTLPPPVLTIFPPSSDELKSSKVTLVCLASQMSMAFADVSWTAGGNPVTGGIATSGPVPQADKRFQLSSCLTVDTSEWNQDKVFSCKVTAGSKFAEKDIKKSECSTE comes from the exons ATGCTGGGGACACTCTGCACTCTCTTCACTGCTCTAACAT ATGTCAGTTGCCAGAAAGCAGTGACACAGACACCTTCAGTACTGACTGTCAGTACAAAGGGGACTGCCACTTTTCACTGTGACATCACCAAAAATCAAGGCAATTATGTAAACTGGTATAAACAGGTTCCAGGAGGAGCTCCTCAGTATGTGTTAAGGTATCACTATACAAGCGACTCTCCTGATGAATATGGATCTGGTTTCTCCTCTGATCGTTTCACATCTAAAGCCACGTCTGATAAGGATTATCAGTTTATAATCAGTAATGTGGAGGAGACAGACTCAGCAGTGTATTACTGTCATATATGGGACAGCTCTGTTACAGTGCAC GTATTCGGACAAGGAACCAAGCTCATTGTCACTG ACTCTACCCTCCCTCCGCCTGTCTTGACCATCTTCCCTCCGTCCAGCGATGAGTTGAAATCCAGCAAAGTCACCCTGGTGTGTCTGGCCAGTCAGATGTCCATGGCCTTCGCAGATGTCAGCTGGACAGCGGGAGGGAATCCGGTCACCGGCGGCATCGCAACGAGTGGCCCGGTGCCGCAAGCCGACAAGAGGTTTCAGCTCAGCAGCTGTCTGACCGTTGACACGTCAGAATGGAACCAGGACAAAGTGTTCTCATGTAAAGTCACCGCGGGATCCAAGTTCGCTGAGAAAGACATCAAGAAGTCTGAATGCAGCACTGAATAG
- the LOC135533064 gene encoding immunoglobulin lambda-1 light chain-like isoform X2, producing the protein MLGTLCTLFTALTCVSGVTVVTQKPPVVTVRKGDTATLDCNLGTVDNSAHWYKQVPGGVPQYVLRWYHTGWSSVEYGSGFSSPKFTSDHQSKSDYRLIINTVEKTDSAVYYCNTWDNSVNVHVFGQGTKLIVTDSTLPPPVLTIFPPSSDELKSSKVTLVCLASQMSMAFADVSWTAGGNPVTGGIATSGPVPQADKRFQLSSCLTVDTSEWNQDKVFSCKVTAGSKFAEKDIKKSECSTE; encoded by the exons ATGCTGGGGACACTCTGCACTCTCTTCACTGCTCTAACAT GTGTCAGTGGTGTGACTGTGGTGACCCAGAAGCCTCCTGTTGTGACGGTGAGGAAAGGAGACACGGCCACtctggactgtaacctggggactgttgataatagtGCTCATTGGTATAAACAGGTTCCAGGTGGAGTTCCTCAGTATGTTTTAAGGTGGTACCACACTGGTTGGAGCTCTGTAGAATATGGTTCTGGTTTCTCCTCTCCTAAATTCACATCTGATCATCAGTCTAAATCAGATTATCGTTTGATTATTAACACTGTGGAGAAGACAGACTCAGCAGTGTATTACTGTAATACATGGGACAACTCTGTTAATGTGCAC GTATTCGGACAAGGAACCAAGCTCATTGTCACTG ACTCTACCCTCCCTCCGCCTGTCTTGACCATCTTCCCTCCGTCCAGCGATGAGTTGAAATCCAGCAAAGTCACCCTGGTGTGTCTGGCCAGTCAGATGTCCATGGCCTTCGCAGATGTCAGCTGGACAGCGGGAGGGAATCCGGTCACCGGCGGCATCGCAACGAGTGGCCCGGTGCCGCAAGCCGACAAGAGGTTTCAGCTCAGCAGCTGTCTGACCGTTGACACGTCAGAATGGAACCAGGACAAAGTGTTCTCATGTAAAGTCACCGCGGGATCCAAGTTCGCTGAGAAAGACATCAAGAAGTCTGAATGCAGCACTGAATAG